One stretch of Schlesneria sp. DSM 10557 DNA includes these proteins:
- a CDS encoding PhzF family phenazine biosynthesis protein has translation MRGIRCWQVDAFTDRPFGGNPAAVCWLETDRETEWMQSVAAEMNLSETAFVRPHDGSLELRWFTPTMEVDLCGHATLATAHALWSDGLCSLDQPLEFQTRSGLLKCSRADQFIEMDFPATPATVVTPSENLLPALGIDSAIVARSRFYMLVVVDTPTTVRNLQPDFARLIHEQTLGIIVTAPSDDSRYDFISRFFAPAMGVNEDPVCGSAHCCLTPYWAGRLGKTALSAYQASSRGGVLRLRLNDDRVVLGGQAVVVWKGECFC, from the coding sequence ATGCGCGGCATCCGTTGCTGGCAAGTTGACGCCTTCACCGACAGACCTTTCGGCGGCAATCCCGCGGCCGTCTGCTGGCTCGAGACTGACCGCGAGACCGAGTGGATGCAATCCGTCGCGGCAGAAATGAACCTTTCAGAGACGGCATTCGTGCGTCCCCACGACGGGTCGCTTGAGCTACGATGGTTTACTCCCACAATGGAAGTGGACCTTTGCGGACATGCCACACTGGCCACGGCGCATGCACTGTGGTCCGATGGTCTCTGCTCGCTGGACCAGCCGCTGGAATTCCAGACTCGAAGTGGACTTTTGAAGTGTTCTCGCGCGGACCAGTTCATTGAGATGGACTTTCCCGCGACCCCGGCGACGGTCGTCACCCCCAGCGAGAACTTGCTGCCGGCGTTGGGAATCGACTCAGCGATCGTTGCCCGTTCCCGGTTTTACATGCTCGTTGTGGTGGATACTCCAACGACTGTCCGAAATCTGCAACCGGATTTTGCCCGCCTTATTCATGAGCAGACGCTGGGAATCATTGTCACGGCCCCTTCCGATGACTCCCGGTACGACTTCATTTCCCGTTTTTTTGCTCCGGCAATGGGAGTGAATGAAGATCCTGTCTGCGGTTCGGCGCACTGCTGCCTGACACCCTACTGGGCGGGCCGGTTGGGAAAAACAGCCCTGTCGGCCTATCAGGCGTCGTCACGCGGGGGTGTGCTTCGACTCCGTCTGAACGATGACCGAGTTGTACTCGGAGGTCAGGCGGTCGTTGTCTGGAAGGGTGAGTGCTTCTGTTAG
- a CDS encoding NADPH:quinone reductase — protein MKAAIIRQTGAPDVIEYGDLPTPEPRPTEVLVKVGAVAVNPIDTYIRAGVVSMISHFPYIIGCDLAGTVEKVGSEVKRFKAGDRVWGSNQGLFGRRGSFAEYASVDERWLYATPAKQSDEEAAAGALVGLTAHMGLFLHAELSPGEVVFVNGGSGGVGSSVVQLAKAAGAFVITTGGSEQSMDICRKLGADLVLDYNSHNLDDQIRAFSLPHGGIHVWFETQREPTLDRTVSSMAPRGRIILMAGRAARPEFPVGPFYVKDLRMIGFAMFNGSPEEQRAAADKLNTLYEFKRWKPMIGKVLPLSDAPLAHQMQEDNTLQKQGTIHGKIVLTP, from the coding sequence ATGAAAGCCGCCATTATCCGCCAGACTGGTGCTCCTGATGTCATCGAATATGGTGACCTGCCAACCCCAGAGCCACGACCCACGGAGGTTCTGGTGAAAGTGGGGGCCGTCGCCGTGAACCCCATCGACACTTACATTCGAGCGGGCGTCGTATCGATGATCTCGCACTTTCCTTACATCATCGGTTGTGACCTGGCAGGAACGGTCGAGAAAGTCGGCAGCGAAGTCAAACGATTCAAGGCGGGTGACCGAGTCTGGGGTAGCAACCAGGGCCTGTTCGGCCGCCGAGGCTCTTTCGCGGAGTATGCATCAGTCGACGAACGCTGGCTGTACGCGACCCCCGCTAAGCAATCAGACGAAGAGGCTGCGGCCGGCGCGCTCGTCGGATTGACCGCACACATGGGGCTTTTCCTGCACGCTGAATTGAGCCCGGGCGAAGTGGTCTTCGTCAACGGTGGTTCAGGGGGCGTGGGTTCCTCGGTCGTTCAACTGGCCAAAGCGGCGGGAGCATTCGTCATTACAACCGGCGGTAGCGAGCAGAGCATGGACATCTGCCGTAAACTGGGTGCTGATCTGGTCCTCGATTACAACTCCCATAACCTCGACGATCAGATTCGGGCCTTCAGCCTCCCTCATGGAGGCATCCACGTCTGGTTCGAAACCCAGCGAGAACCCACCCTGGATCGGACTGTCTCGTCGATGGCTCCCCGCGGACGCATCATACTCATGGCCGGTCGTGCCGCCCGACCTGAATTTCCCGTCGGTCCTTTCTACGTCAAGGACTTAAGGATGATTGGCTTCGCCATGTTCAATGGGTCACCGGAAGAACAGCGAGCGGCCGCAGACAAGCTGAACACGCTTTATGAGTTCAAACGCTGGAAGCCGATGATCGGAAAAGTCCTGCCGCTGAGCGACGCCCCTTTGGCACATCAGATGCAGGAAGATAATACCCTGCAGAAGCAAGGGACCATCCACGGCAAAATCGTCCTGACGCCATAG
- the hflX gene encoding GTPase HflX translates to MAEPIREDLKVQNQTAVLVSVPDPSRNLGKEQALDELKGLVKTAGVKVVGELVQRRGRPHPGTCLGSGKIEELKDLVDATGAKLIIFDNNLTPAQGRYLEQATKRIIVDRSELILDIFATHARTAESRLQVELAQLQYTRTRLKRMWTHLERIEGGIGASRGPGEKQIETDRRIIDQRIDELKTKLAEVEIRRERMVRQRESHPLVSLVGYTNAGKSTLMNALTGADVYVADQLFATLDTRTRKWSIPAWGDVLLSDTVGFVRDLPHSLIASFKSTLEEARQADLLMHVVDVSNPEAEDQVETVERVLDEIGVERRNFILVLNKIDAVRDRGLIDVLRAKYEHSVTVSALTREGFDKLGTLVGELLGEGYVDAEIVTSAGNGKLFAFLAEHAEVTDTRYEDSTAILRCRIARNILWRVSGEGTTVRVLSDTAQPQPASTAAEGTL, encoded by the coding sequence TTGGCTGAACCCATTCGAGAAGACCTGAAAGTTCAAAACCAGACTGCAGTGCTTGTTTCCGTGCCGGATCCGAGTCGCAACCTGGGCAAAGAACAAGCACTGGATGAATTGAAGGGGCTGGTAAAGACAGCAGGCGTCAAAGTCGTTGGTGAACTGGTTCAACGACGCGGACGTCCTCATCCGGGCACCTGCCTCGGAAGTGGTAAGATCGAGGAACTGAAAGACCTCGTCGACGCGACCGGTGCGAAACTGATTATCTTCGACAACAATCTGACTCCCGCCCAGGGTCGGTACCTGGAACAGGCCACCAAGCGCATCATCGTCGACCGTAGTGAGTTGATTCTCGACATCTTCGCGACACATGCCCGCACAGCCGAATCGCGGCTTCAGGTGGAACTGGCTCAGCTTCAGTACACCCGTACCCGACTGAAACGGATGTGGACTCACCTTGAGCGAATCGAGGGGGGGATTGGTGCCAGTCGAGGTCCCGGTGAAAAGCAAATCGAAACCGACCGCCGGATCATCGATCAACGGATTGATGAGCTGAAGACCAAACTGGCCGAAGTGGAGATCCGCCGCGAACGAATGGTTCGCCAGCGCGAGTCTCATCCTCTGGTGTCTCTCGTCGGTTATACAAACGCCGGAAAAAGCACCCTGATGAACGCCCTGACCGGGGCGGACGTCTATGTCGCCGACCAGTTGTTTGCCACGCTGGATACGCGAACCCGGAAATGGTCGATTCCTGCCTGGGGAGATGTCCTCCTGAGCGATACCGTCGGATTCGTGCGCGACCTGCCGCACTCGTTGATCGCCTCGTTCAAATCGACACTCGAAGAAGCCCGCCAGGCCGACCTCCTGATGCATGTCGTCGACGTCTCGAACCCCGAAGCCGAAGATCAGGTGGAAACGGTGGAGCGGGTGCTGGACGAAATCGGTGTCGAACGACGCAACTTCATCCTGGTCTTGAACAAGATCGATGCGGTACGCGACCGGGGCTTGATCGACGTTCTGCGAGCCAAGTACGAGCACTCTGTCACTGTCTCGGCCCTGACACGGGAAGGCTTCGACAAGCTCGGAACGCTTGTCGGCGAACTGCTGGGCGAAGGCTACGTCGATGCCGAGATCGTCACCTCGGCCGGAAACGGGAAGCTTTTCGCCTTTCTGGCCGAGCATGCCGAAGTGACCGACACCCGCTACGAAGATTCCACCGCGATCTTGCGTTGCCGGATTGCGAGAAACATTCTCTGGCGCGTCAGCGGCGAGGGAACGACCGTACGGGTTCTCTCGGACACTGCGCAGCCACAACCTGCTTCTACTGCCGCTGAAGGAACTTTATGA
- a CDS encoding SDR family NAD(P)-dependent oxidoreductase has product MSLSKKVAIVTGGGTGVGRCTALRLADLGYDVAVIYSRSIEEAEQTAAEITQRGVRGTAYRVDVADDLAVRKMVDTVVATWGRIDVLINCAGTTEFIPFDDLEQVTDDVWERLFKVNVVGVFHCARAVREPMERSGGGTIINVSSVAALLGQGSSIPYCCSKAALDNLTVSLSRTFAPRIRVNGVAPGFIAGRWTEGGLGPNYDRVKASFEQALPLGRVCEPDDVAECILSLVTGSKLVTGQTLTVDSGMMISGFQVKLCE; this is encoded by the coding sequence ATGAGCCTCTCGAAGAAAGTCGCGATCGTCACAGGGGGTGGAACCGGCGTCGGACGGTGCACCGCACTGCGACTCGCCGATCTCGGCTATGATGTCGCGGTCATTTACTCCCGGTCGATTGAAGAGGCAGAACAAACAGCCGCAGAAATTACCCAGCGTGGTGTCCGCGGTACCGCCTATCGGGTGGATGTCGCAGACGATCTCGCGGTTCGCAAGATGGTGGACACCGTCGTGGCGACGTGGGGACGCATTGATGTGCTGATCAACTGCGCCGGAACGACCGAGTTCATTCCTTTCGATGATCTCGAACAGGTGACTGACGATGTCTGGGAACGACTCTTTAAAGTCAACGTCGTCGGTGTGTTTCACTGTGCCCGCGCGGTGCGCGAGCCGATGGAGCGGTCGGGCGGCGGTACCATTATCAATGTCTCCAGCGTAGCCGCATTGCTGGGACAGGGGAGTTCAATCCCTTATTGCTGCTCAAAAGCGGCCCTCGACAACCTGACCGTTTCCCTTTCGCGCACGTTCGCCCCGCGAATCCGCGTCAACGGCGTTGCCCCCGGCTTCATCGCGGGACGCTGGACCGAAGGAGGACTGGGGCCAAACTACGATCGAGTCAAGGCCTCGTTCGAACAAGCCCTGCCACTTGGGCGGGTGTGTGAGCCGGATGATGTCGCGGAATGCATCCTGAGCCTTGTCACAGGAAGCAAGCTGGTGACGGGTCAGACCCTGACGGTCGATAGCGGCATGATGATCTCGGGATTCCAGGTAAAGCTCTGCGAATGA
- a CDS encoding methyltransferase domain-containing protein — protein sequence MTDWNPNQYMQFADDRTRAAIDLCNRVPLENPRTIIDLGCGPGNSSRILHNRWSKSELTGIDSSTEMIAAARKLPLPCEWLLADIAQWEPLNKVDLIFSNAVLQWLPNHDVLVPRLMSYVSPGGVLAFQIPSHHFPAVRELIFDISRRPAWNDRLRGARNALPRRAPHDYYDLLCHQSDHLDVWETEYYHIMDSAESVIQWISSTGLRPFLADLNSDTDRATFLTELREQTSFAYPKRLDGKVLFPFRRTFVVARRRS from the coding sequence ATGACTGATTGGAATCCGAACCAGTACATGCAATTTGCGGATGACCGAACCCGAGCGGCGATTGACCTCTGCAATCGCGTTCCGCTGGAAAATCCTCGTACCATCATCGACCTCGGCTGTGGCCCCGGTAACAGTAGCCGGATTCTCCACAATCGCTGGTCGAAATCGGAATTGACAGGAATTGACAGTTCTACGGAAATGATTGCTGCGGCCCGCAAGTTACCGCTTCCTTGTGAATGGTTGCTGGCGGATATAGCCCAGTGGGAACCACTCAACAAAGTCGATCTGATATTTTCTAATGCTGTGCTTCAGTGGCTTCCTAACCATGACGTATTAGTTCCACGGCTGATGAGCTACGTCAGTCCTGGTGGTGTATTGGCATTTCAAATTCCCAGCCACCACTTCCCTGCGGTACGAGAATTAATCTTCGACATTTCACGCAGGCCGGCGTGGAACGATCGATTACGAGGTGCTCGCAACGCGTTACCCCGCCGAGCGCCACACGATTACTATGATCTTCTTTGTCATCAGTCAGATCACCTGGATGTCTGGGAGACCGAGTACTATCACATCATGGATTCGGCCGAATCCGTGATTCAGTGGATCTCAAGCACCGGTCTGCGACCGTTTCTGGCAGATCTGAACTCCGATACCGATCGCGCCACCTTTCTCACCGAGTTACGCGAACAGACCTCCTTCGCTTATCCGAAACGACTCGATGGGAAAGTCCTCTTTCCGTTTCGTCGAACCTTCGTGGTCGCCCGTCGCCGTTCCTGA
- a CDS encoding carboxypeptidase M32 encodes MSQTDHLYSELCRLLKDAALLGSCASVLSWDEQTFMPKHGATHRADQLGLLAGLAHERATSPRIGELLSQLEKSGELGDSDGDVAVNVREARRTYDRQTKLPRRLVEELSRTTTLSQQAWISAREDSDFARFLPWLDKMIGLKREEAQAVGYGQGIPYDALLDDYEPGMTAAEVEKVFSPLRDELVKLVAAIQQSSKRPHVEILSRHYPKTPQIVLAEGASKAIGFDFEAGRVDESAHPFCSGFGPGDCRLTTRYHDHHFNSAFFGVLHESGHGIYEQGLPRDSFGLGIGQSTSLGIHESQSRLWENFIGRSRSFWQYLYPTAQMAFPQALGDVSLEEFYFAINDVRPSLIRVEADEVTYNLHIMLRFEIEQLLIAGDLKPADVPGVWNEKFKSYFGLTVPDDSHGCLQDIHWSAGLLGYFPTYALGNMYAAQIFAAANRDLGAIDELSATGKLKTLKNWLNEKIHRHGKRYPAKTLVEKVTGETLSHQPLIAHLKSKYSELYGL; translated from the coding sequence ATGTCTCAGACAGATCATCTTTATTCAGAATTGTGCCGTTTACTCAAGGATGCCGCGCTCTTGGGATCCTGCGCGAGTGTCCTGAGCTGGGATGAGCAGACCTTTATGCCCAAACACGGGGCGACCCACCGGGCCGACCAGTTGGGTTTGCTGGCCGGTTTAGCACACGAGAGAGCGACTTCGCCTCGGATTGGCGAACTCTTGTCACAACTGGAAAAGAGTGGTGAGCTGGGTGACTCCGACGGCGATGTGGCCGTTAACGTGCGAGAAGCCCGGCGCACTTACGATCGGCAGACGAAGTTGCCACGCAGACTGGTAGAAGAGCTGTCTCGAACCACGACGCTGTCGCAGCAGGCCTGGATTTCGGCTCGTGAAGACTCTGACTTCGCCCGGTTCCTCCCCTGGCTCGACAAGATGATCGGGCTGAAGCGGGAAGAAGCACAGGCCGTCGGCTACGGTCAGGGAATTCCCTACGATGCTCTGCTGGATGACTACGAACCAGGGATGACGGCCGCAGAAGTCGAAAAAGTCTTCTCTCCCTTGAGAGACGAACTGGTCAAACTGGTGGCAGCCATTCAGCAATCGTCGAAACGTCCGCACGTCGAGATTCTTTCACGACACTATCCCAAGACACCGCAGATTGTGCTCGCCGAAGGTGCCTCAAAAGCCATTGGCTTTGATTTCGAGGCAGGGCGCGTCGATGAATCGGCCCATCCCTTCTGCAGTGGATTTGGTCCGGGTGACTGCCGACTGACCACCCGTTACCACGATCACCATTTCAACTCTGCCTTTTTCGGAGTGCTGCACGAATCGGGACACGGGATCTACGAGCAGGGACTGCCACGCGACAGCTTTGGGCTTGGGATCGGCCAGTCGACCTCCCTGGGAATTCATGAATCCCAGTCACGTCTGTGGGAAAACTTCATCGGACGCAGTCGTTCGTTCTGGCAGTATCTTTACCCCACGGCTCAGATGGCATTTCCCCAGGCGCTGGGTGACGTTTCCCTGGAAGAGTTCTACTTCGCGATCAACGACGTCCGCCCCTCACTGATTCGTGTAGAAGCGGACGAAGTGACGTATAACCTGCATATCATGCTGCGGTTCGAGATCGAGCAATTGCTCATCGCGGGCGACCTGAAACCGGCAGACGTCCCCGGTGTCTGGAATGAAAAGTTCAAGAGCTACTTCGGTTTGACGGTCCCCGATGACTCCCACGGATGTTTGCAGGACATTCACTGGAGTGCTGGACTGCTGGGTTACTTCCCCACGTACGCCCTGGGGAACATGTATGCCGCACAAATTTTTGCTGCTGCAAACCGCGACTTAGGAGCCATCGACGAGCTTTCTGCCACCGGGAAACTGAAAACTCTGAAGAATTGGCTGAACGAAAAGATTCACCGCCACGGGAAACGATATCCAGCGAAGACGCTTGTCGAGAAAGTCACCGGCGAAACACTATCACATCAGCCATTGATCGCCCACCTGAAGTCCAAGTACTCCGAACTCTATGGATTGTGA
- a CDS encoding TlpA family protein disulfide reductase: MNDDLSPPDGPRGFPKGILVAGAIALIVAWVLRLVITPDSSAQIGKPFPPIEAGGWINEPGPSPEDLKGQILVVDAWAFWCIPCQAIAPYLIDLHDRYQSKGVKFLGLTSEGGDRKGLEMSRMFVDKLKIPWPNAYLAIEPLKALEVEAIPQLWIVDRDNRIIFHEVGFHQGSIASMEKVLDEALSRTP; the protein is encoded by the coding sequence ATGAATGACGATTTATCCCCCCCCGATGGTCCCCGAGGTTTTCCAAAAGGGATCCTCGTTGCAGGGGCAATCGCGCTGATAGTTGCCTGGGTGCTCCGACTGGTGATCACCCCTGACAGTTCGGCCCAGATCGGAAAGCCATTTCCACCGATCGAGGCAGGGGGGTGGATCAACGAGCCAGGGCCAAGCCCTGAGGACTTGAAGGGGCAGATCCTTGTCGTTGATGCCTGGGCCTTCTGGTGCATTCCCTGTCAGGCCATTGCTCCGTATCTGATCGACCTGCATGATCGGTATCAGAGCAAGGGAGTCAAATTCCTGGGACTGACGTCAGAAGGAGGGGATCGGAAGGGGTTGGAGATGAGTCGCATGTTTGTCGACAAGTTAAAAATCCCCTGGCCGAATGCCTATCTGGCAATCGAACCCCTGAAGGCACTTGAAGTCGAAGCAATTCCCCAGCTCTGGATCGTCGACCGCGACAACCGCATTATTTTCCACGAAGTCGGCTTCCATCAGGGGTCAATCGCCTCGATGGAGAAGGTGCTGGATGAAGCCCTGAGCCGTACTCCCTGA
- a CDS encoding Gfo/Idh/MocA family protein translates to MNPSDQSHDVASRRDFLKTSTLAGVGASLVVPAGFSSTLFAGGDDTIKVGLVGCGGRGTGAAGQALSTNGNVKLTAVGDAFPENGRNAVDSIKNGLGPKGERVQVPAEKIFDGLDAYQKVIDSGVDLVILATPPGFRPIHFEYAVKAGKHVFMEKPVAVDAPGVRQVIEANKIAKEKKLKVGVGLQRHHDAGYLETIKRIKDGAIGKIIALRAYWNGTTPWDPRKTREQCRSEMEYQIVNWYYYNWLSGDHICEQHIHNLDVCNWVKGGADKEAEYPVKASGMGGRQVRTDKKYGEIFDHHFVEYEYADGTCMFSQCRQMPGCFNRVSEFVHGSKGTSNPAGSINAEGMEWRFTEKSKNPYEVEHDNLFAAIRNGTEFNEADNGAYSSMTAVLGRMCTYSGKEITWNDAIKSNISLAPKSYTWDAEPPVKANAEGYYPIAVPGLTRVL, encoded by the coding sequence ATGAATCCATCAGATCAATCTCATGACGTCGCATCACGGCGCGATTTTCTAAAGACATCCACACTGGCGGGTGTTGGTGCATCTTTGGTTGTCCCTGCCGGTTTCAGCAGCACTCTGTTTGCTGGGGGTGACGATACAATCAAGGTGGGGTTGGTCGGCTGTGGTGGACGAGGTACTGGTGCAGCAGGACAGGCACTCTCGACAAACGGAAATGTCAAACTCACCGCTGTGGGGGATGCTTTCCCTGAGAATGGACGCAATGCCGTCGACAGCATCAAGAATGGCCTGGGCCCGAAAGGTGAGCGGGTTCAGGTTCCCGCAGAGAAGATTTTTGATGGTCTGGACGCTTACCAGAAAGTGATCGACAGCGGTGTCGATCTGGTGATTCTGGCAACTCCCCCTGGCTTCCGTCCGATTCACTTCGAATATGCGGTCAAAGCTGGCAAGCATGTCTTCATGGAAAAGCCGGTCGCTGTGGATGCTCCTGGTGTTCGCCAGGTGATCGAAGCGAACAAGATCGCCAAGGAAAAGAAGCTGAAGGTCGGTGTTGGACTTCAGCGACATCACGACGCGGGTTACCTCGAAACGATCAAGCGGATTAAGGACGGGGCGATCGGCAAGATCATCGCCTTGCGAGCCTACTGGAACGGGACCACCCCTTGGGATCCCCGCAAGACGCGCGAGCAGTGTCGGTCAGAAATGGAGTATCAGATTGTCAACTGGTACTACTACAACTGGCTGAGCGGCGACCACATCTGTGAACAGCACATCCACAATCTGGACGTCTGTAACTGGGTCAAAGGTGGGGCGGACAAAGAGGCGGAGTATCCGGTCAAGGCGAGCGGCATGGGGGGCCGACAGGTTCGTACCGATAAGAAGTATGGTGAAATCTTCGACCATCACTTCGTCGAATACGAGTATGCTGACGGAACCTGTATGTTCAGCCAGTGCCGTCAGATGCCCGGATGCTTCAATCGTGTCTCTGAGTTCGTCCACGGATCAAAGGGAACCTCTAATCCTGCCGGCTCGATCAATGCCGAGGGAATGGAATGGCGGTTCACGGAGAAATCCAAGAACCCGTACGAAGTCGAGCATGACAACCTGTTCGCAGCCATTCGGAATGGAACCGAATTCAATGAAGCGGACAATGGAGCCTATAGTTCGATGACGGCTGTTCTTGGCCGGATGTGTACTTACTCCGGTAAAGAGATCACCTGGAACGACGCCATCAAGTCGAACATCAGCTTGGCCCCCAAGAGCTACACCTGGGATGCCGAGCCACCCGTCAAGGCGAACGCGGAAGGTTACTACCCGATCGCGGTACCAGGGCTGACACGAGTTCTCTAA
- a CDS encoding formylglycine-generating enzyme family protein — protein MLSISSIMNSASHAGGILQNSPSQRQTNEGRCSSVGVRRSSIDNFNPSRCVKHAIVFSVSLLATFGILFGQDDPGDAKTEADMKEYTQTIRNTEVNFKMVPIPGGEFLMGSPEGEEGRNEDEGPQHKVKLEPFWMGSTEVTWDEFELWSIRLERALRDFGGAETGPLEKAADAITKPTNPYTDMSFEMGKDGGYPAICMTQHAAKTYCEWLSAKTGRYYRLPTEAEWEYACRAGTTTAYHFGDDSSQLGEYAWYEENSAEKGSAKYHKVGKKKPNQWGLYDMHGNVAEWVQDKYEPDFYGKFKPNEAVKFPLCLADDEYPRVARGGAWDRGALHARSAARLASDPEWKQQDPQNPKSAWYMTDALWVGFRVVRPLRTPSEEERKNLRLDAVVPKGVKPRITIE, from the coding sequence ATGTTGTCTATTTCTTCAATCATGAATTCAGCCAGTCACGCGGGCGGGATTCTTCAAAACAGTCCCTCGCAGCGCCAGACGAATGAGGGGCGATGTTCGTCCGTCGGTGTGCGTCGATCTTCTATCGACAACTTCAATCCTTCGCGGTGCGTCAAGCACGCCATTGTCTTCTCTGTCAGCCTGCTGGCGACGTTCGGTATTCTGTTCGGGCAGGATGACCCGGGCGATGCCAAAACCGAAGCGGATATGAAGGAATATACCCAGACGATCCGCAATACCGAAGTCAATTTCAAGATGGTCCCCATCCCCGGTGGCGAGTTCCTGATGGGCAGCCCCGAGGGCGAAGAGGGCCGTAACGAAGACGAAGGCCCACAGCATAAGGTGAAGCTGGAACCGTTCTGGATGGGCAGCACCGAAGTGACCTGGGACGAATTTGAACTCTGGTCAATCAGGTTGGAGCGTGCTCTTCGTGATTTCGGTGGCGCTGAAACCGGTCCGCTGGAAAAAGCTGCCGACGCGATCACCAAGCCGACCAATCCGTATACCGACATGTCATTCGAAATGGGCAAAGATGGCGGATATCCCGCGATCTGCATGACCCAGCATGCGGCGAAGACCTATTGCGAGTGGCTGAGTGCGAAGACCGGACGATATTATCGTCTGCCAACCGAGGCAGAATGGGAATATGCCTGCCGTGCCGGTACGACAACGGCTTACCACTTTGGTGATGATTCCTCGCAGCTCGGAGAGTATGCCTGGTACGAAGAGAACAGTGCCGAGAAGGGATCGGCCAAGTATCATAAAGTCGGAAAAAAGAAGCCGAATCAATGGGGCCTGTACGACATGCACGGGAACGTGGCAGAGTGGGTTCAGGATAAGTACGAGCCTGATTTCTACGGCAAATTCAAGCCAAACGAAGCCGTAAAGTTCCCTCTTTGCCTGGCTGACGACGAGTATCCTCGCGTGGCTCGAGGGGGAGCATGGGATCGTGGTGCGTTACACGCCCGCAGCGCCGCACGACTGGCGTCTGATCCTGAGTGGAAACAGCAGGATCCACAAAACCCCAAGAGCGCATGGTACATGACCGACGCCTTGTGGGTTGGCTTCCGTGTTGTTCGACCATTGCGGACCCCCAGCGAAGAAGAACGCAAGAATCTGCGTCTGGACGCTGTCGTTCCTAAGGGTGTCAAGCCGCGAATCACGATTGAGTGA
- a CDS encoding FAD:protein FMN transferase, whose product MATQIWKLFGTVIVVCSVALAPLQADEKYSFAEPHLGTIVEITLYAADENGANQAAQAAFRRVKDLDHIFSDYKPDSEVMRLCARAGEDEPVAVSPELFHLLKRSIEVSNQTNGAFDVTIGPLVQLWRQSRKRKVLPTQEEIQQARSSVGWKFLVLDDTQQTVKLTKRGMRLDFGGIAKGYIAQEMSRILREQGFDQSLVAVAGDIVAGNPPPGAAGWKVGVAPLDRPNGAVSRLLSLRNCAVSTSGDAFQFVEIAGVRYSHIVDPQTGLGLTYRSSVTVVAPEGAIADSLATAICVLGPERGLPLLDLHDHTAALVVHASSDGPQVVESKSFATFEAR is encoded by the coding sequence ATGGCAACTCAAATCTGGAAACTATTCGGAACGGTGATCGTGGTCTGCTCTGTCGCTCTCGCACCGCTTCAGGCCGACGAGAAGTACTCTTTTGCAGAACCACATCTGGGTACGATTGTTGAGATCACACTATATGCTGCCGACGAAAACGGAGCAAACCAAGCCGCTCAAGCCGCATTCCGGCGAGTCAAAGACCTGGATCACATTTTCAGTGACTACAAACCTGACAGTGAGGTCATGAGACTTTGCGCGCGGGCTGGCGAGGACGAACCCGTCGCTGTCAGTCCCGAACTGTTTCACCTGCTCAAACGGTCGATCGAGGTTTCGAACCAGACCAATGGTGCCTTTGATGTCACGATTGGTCCCCTTGTTCAGTTGTGGCGACAGTCTCGAAAACGCAAGGTCCTGCCCACCCAAGAGGAAATTCAGCAAGCCCGATCGTCGGTCGGATGGAAGTTCCTCGTTCTGGACGACACCCAGCAGACGGTGAAACTGACAAAGCGAGGAATGCGGCTCGATTTTGGGGGCATCGCCAAGGGATACATTGCCCAGGAGATGAGCCGCATCTTGCGTGAGCAGGGCTTCGACCAGAGCCTGGTCGCGGTCGCCGGCGACATCGTGGCGGGAAATCCCCCCCCCGGCGCCGCAGGCTGGAAAGTCGGTGTAGCACCCCTGGATCGCCCCAATGGAGCGGTCAGCCGACTGCTCTCGCTGCGGAACTGTGCCGTGTCAACTTCGGGCGATGCCTTCCAGTTCGTGGAAATCGCTGGCGTCCGCTACTCACACATCGTCGATCCGCAGACCGGACTGGGGCTGACCTACCGCAGCAGCGTCACAGTCGTGGCTCCAGAGGGAGCCATTGCAGACTCACTGGCAACAGCCATTTGCGTTCTAGGACCGGAACGAGGCCTGCCGCTGCTGGACCTGCACGATCATACAGCGGCTCTCGTTGTTCACGCATCAAGCGATGGGCCTCAGGTGGTCGAGTCGAAGTCGTTCGCTACGTTCGAGGCCCGATAA